CGCCTACATCGACAGCCTCGGCAGGGAGACCGTCACCTTCGTGCGGACGATGACGATCCGGCCGGGCAGGCGACGCCGGTTCGACGCGACGATGATCTTCAGCGAGAAGCGGGGGAGGATCGTCGACTATCTCGGCACGCATCAGCACCTCGCCGTCGACCTCGACCTCGCCGTCACCGACGAGGGGGGCCTCCGGCTGTCGTCGGGTCCCCAGCGCTTCTATGAGGGCCCCCTCGCCTTCCGCTTCCCGATGCTCTTCAGCGGACGAGCGCACTTGGCCGAGCGCTTCGACGACGAGCGGGGGTGTTTCGTGATCGACCTCGAGGTGCGCAACGACCTGCTGGGGTTCCTCTTCGGCTATCGCGGCACCTTCGTCTGCGAGTTCCCGGAGGGCGCGGAGGTGCCCGAGACGGTGAAGCCCACCCGCGAGGAGGTGCGCGAGTGACCGCCAGGGGCGAGGTCTTCCTCGCGGCGCTGGGACCGGATGCCGAGCGCCTGCACCCGGAGATCCTCGCGCAGATGCGGGCCCCGGCGGCGGTCGACCGCGCAGAGGGCGTGTTCACGGTCGCGGGCAGCCGCTTCGGGCGGCTCGGCATCCTCGCTCTGCCGGTGGTGGGACCGCGGATGCTGGTCACCCGCTTCGGGCGGGATGTGCCCTTCTCGCTCCGGACGCGTGCCGGTCGCACGTCGTCCGGGCGCGCGACACTCGACACGACCAGGGAGTTCCGCTTCCCCGGCACGACGCAGTTCATCTCCGACAGGCTCACCGTGAGCGTGGTGCCCGGCCTCGTGCGCAATCTGC
This genomic interval from Microbacterium sp. LWH11-1.2 contains the following:
- a CDS encoding DUF4166 domain-containing protein, with amino-acid sequence MSAQGVFERALGDDFARLHPQMRKRFGVGVGAGYGCIGRGVMTEVRRGPWWTLPFLMIGTMRNIMFPERGRDIPFQIDNHAYIDSLGRETVTFVRTMTIRPGRRRRFDATMIFSEKRGRIVDYLGTHQHLAVDLDLAVTDEGGLRLSSGPQRFYEGPLAFRFPMLFSGRAHLAERFDDERGCFVIDLEVRNDLLGFLFGYRGTFVCEFPEGAEVPETVKPTREEVRE
- a CDS encoding DUF4166 domain-containing protein, which produces MTARGEVFLAALGPDAERLHPEILAQMRAPAAVDRAEGVFTVAGSRFGRLGILALPVVGPRMLVTRFGRDVPFSLRTRAGRTSSGRATLDTTREFRFPGTTQFISDRLTVSVVPGLVRNLLGARERVELIEECSVTAQGALRMRTRRIALRLWGRRFALRGILGISVDLEDGWDEAQKRRTIEMRATNPLVGTILEYRGWYRHRDEDQPTPQ